One Pseudoalteromonas sp. NC201 DNA segment encodes these proteins:
- a CDS encoding sugar MFS transporter, which yields MSEINTNQTFVTSGNTENNNYRLPLIAMTTLFFLWGFITVLNDVLIPRLKGVFDLNYTEAMLIQFCFFSAYFIISLPAGYLVKRFGYKNGVLTGLIVASIGCIMFYPAVVVHEYWIFLSALFVLASGITVLQVSANPYVAALGHPRTASSRLNLAQALNSLGTTIGPIVGGFLLFGSAGTLTVEAAASAEGVKVPYLILAAALLTIAVVFAFLKLPIIAEHTEAVDCKAKHHNLIEAPHLVMGVVAIFCYVGAEVAIGSFLVNYFAEPEIAGLEEHAAAKLIGYYWGGAMVGRFIGSAALKTIAPSKAVAFNAVVIILLLALTMSTSGNIAMIAVLAIGLFNSIMFPTIFSMAIEGLSSLTSKGSGWLCLAIVGGAIVPLIQGVVADKFHIQISFIVPLLCYVYIAWYGLNVVKLSQKWQAKLN from the coding sequence GTGAGCGAAATAAATACAAATCAAACCTTCGTCACAAGCGGGAATACCGAGAATAATAATTATCGACTTCCGCTTATTGCAATGACAACGCTTTTTTTCCTTTGGGGATTTATAACCGTTTTAAACGATGTCCTCATCCCACGTCTAAAAGGCGTATTTGACCTTAACTACACCGAAGCAATGCTGATCCAGTTTTGCTTTTTTAGTGCCTACTTTATTATTTCTTTACCTGCTGGGTATTTAGTTAAACGCTTTGGCTATAAAAATGGCGTACTAACGGGCTTAATCGTGGCATCCATTGGCTGCATCATGTTTTATCCCGCCGTTGTTGTTCACGAATATTGGATTTTTCTCTCAGCGCTTTTTGTGCTTGCATCTGGCATCACTGTTTTGCAAGTATCAGCGAATCCTTATGTAGCAGCACTCGGGCATCCTCGCACTGCGTCAAGTCGTTTAAACCTTGCGCAAGCGCTTAATTCACTGGGTACCACTATTGGTCCTATCGTGGGTGGCTTTTTATTGTTTGGTTCAGCCGGTACGCTAACCGTTGAAGCTGCGGCAAGCGCAGAGGGGGTAAAGGTACCTTATCTTATTTTGGCAGCTGCGCTACTAACAATCGCCGTTGTATTCGCGTTTTTAAAGTTACCCATTATTGCTGAGCATACTGAAGCCGTCGATTGTAAAGCGAAACACCATAACCTAATTGAAGCCCCACACTTAGTAATGGGTGTAGTAGCTATTTTCTGCTATGTCGGTGCAGAAGTTGCGATTGGGAGTTTCCTTGTAAATTACTTTGCAGAACCTGAAATCGCAGGACTTGAAGAGCACGCTGCAGCAAAACTTATCGGGTACTACTGGGGTGGTGCTATGGTAGGGCGCTTTATCGGCTCTGCTGCCTTAAAGACTATTGCACCTTCAAAAGCAGTGGCTTTCAACGCTGTCGTTATTATTTTATTACTGGCATTGACCATGAGTACCAGTGGCAACATTGCGATGATTGCCGTACTCGCGATTGGCTTGTTTAACTCCATTATGTTTCCGACAATCTTCTCAATGGCAATTGAAGGCCTGAGCTCACTAACCAGTAAAGGTTCTGGCTGGCTGTGTTTAGCCATTGTCGGTGGTGCTATTGTGCCGCTCATTCAAGGTGTGGTTGCGGATAAATTCCATATTCAGATCAGCTTTATTGTGCCATTGCTTTGTTATGTCTACATCGCATGGTACGGATTAAACGTGGTTAAGCTGTCGCAAAAGTGGCAAGCAAAACTGAATTAA
- a CDS encoding YcgN family cysteine cluster protein encodes MSFWQEKTLEEMTRDEWEAICDGCGKCCLHSFIDSDEEDESFESTDFLREGEELLYTDVVCQYNDKNSCGCSRYSERQVLVPSCVQLTKENLKDIFFMPNSCSYRRLHEGRGLASWHPLRNNGSKQAMIDAGISIFGKATSELEVDLESDFEAHIVEWPHKDCE; translated from the coding sequence ATGAGCTTTTGGCAAGAAAAAACACTCGAAGAAATGACTAGAGATGAGTGGGAAGCGATTTGTGATGGCTGTGGCAAATGCTGTTTACACTCTTTTATCGACAGCGATGAGGAAGATGAATCATTTGAAAGCACCGACTTTTTACGCGAAGGTGAAGAGTTACTCTACACTGATGTTGTTTGCCAATATAACGATAAAAATAGCTGTGGTTGTAGCCGCTACAGCGAAAGGCAAGTTCTAGTTCCGTCTTGCGTACAGCTAACCAAAGAAAACCTCAAAGATATCTTTTTTATGCCAAACAGTTGTAGTTATCGACGACTTCATGAGGGCAGGGGACTGGCAAGCTGGCATCCTCTTAGAAATAATGGTTCCAAACAAGCCATGATAGATGCGGGGATCAGTATTTTTGGTAAGGCGACCTCAGAACTGGAAGTAGATTTAGAATCTGATTTTGAAGCGCATATAGTAGAGTGGCCCCACAAAGACTGCGAGTAA
- a CDS encoding carbohydrate kinase family protein: MALVCFGEALIDFLSDGKTPESFTKYAGGAPANVAVAAAKQGVDAYFCGMLGNDMFGQFLAEELQANGVNTRYLEYTDKAKTALAFVSLDKQGERSFSFYRPPAADLLFRQTHFSEDMFTEHSVLHICSNSLTEENIYKTTVYALERARANNMLVSFDMNLRLNLWSSTAHILDRIWHCIALSDVVKLSREELEYLNANSHVGKTEAQTIAAIMDKQTQLLLITDGANPVEIYLQNDSAKVAAPNVVAVDTTAAGDAFVGGLLAEIIRKFKPTRDTEFAITLNEAKGLVAYAAKCGAFAVQHYGAFAALPSKGDIGE, encoded by the coding sequence ATGGCACTTGTTTGTTTTGGTGAGGCGTTGATTGATTTTTTATCGGATGGCAAAACACCAGAATCATTTACTAAATATGCAGGCGGCGCGCCTGCAAACGTGGCAGTAGCTGCGGCAAAGCAAGGCGTTGATGCGTATTTTTGCGGCATGTTAGGCAATGACATGTTCGGCCAGTTTTTAGCTGAAGAGCTACAGGCTAATGGCGTAAATACCCGGTACCTTGAGTATACAGATAAAGCCAAAACGGCATTGGCATTTGTCTCTTTAGATAAACAAGGTGAAAGAAGCTTTAGTTTTTATCGGCCACCAGCGGCGGATTTGTTGTTCAGGCAAACACATTTTTCTGAGGATATGTTTACAGAGCATTCTGTATTACATATATGCAGTAACAGTCTTACTGAAGAGAATATCTATAAAACCACGGTTTATGCGCTTGAGCGTGCACGAGCAAACAACATGCTTGTTAGTTTTGATATGAACCTGAGGTTGAACCTATGGAGTTCGACAGCGCATATTCTTGATAGAATTTGGCATTGTATCGCGCTAAGTGATGTCGTTAAACTCTCACGCGAAGAATTGGAATACCTGAACGCGAATAGTCATGTGGGTAAAACCGAAGCGCAAACCATAGCCGCAATTATGGATAAGCAAACTCAATTGTTATTAATAACCGACGGCGCAAACCCCGTTGAGATTTATCTACAAAATGATAGTGCTAAAGTCGCTGCGCCAAATGTTGTCGCGGTGGATACCACGGCTGCGGGAGATGCGTTTGTCGGGGGGTTACTTGCTGAGATCATTCGAAAGTTTAAACCTACCCGAGATACTGAGTTTGCCATCACACTAAATGAAGCAAAAGGCTTAGTCGCATATGCTGCAAAATGTGGTGCGTTCGCCGTTCAACACTACGGTGCATTTGCCGCTTTGCCGTCTAAAGGTGATATTGGCGAATAG
- a CDS encoding Na/Pi symporter → MVNQSQTSASAKLFNWLSIVLLVYLVLVAVGTVSGGFKLASGGSEGAKEIFAFATNPIVALLLGALATALVQSSSTVTSVIVGLVAGGLPISIAIPMVMGANIGTTITNTLVSIGHIRSKEEFRRAFAASTVHDFFNLLAVAIFLPLEIMFGMLEKLASGLAHVFVGDADLSLKSYNFIKPLVKPAVSVVKDGVSFLDSTAAGIAMVVIGIMMILFAVTYLGKLLKKALVGKAKELLHSAIGRGPVVGISSGAVVTVMVQSSSTTTSLMIPLAGSGVFTTRQIYPFTLGANIGTTITALLAATSITGPAAEVALTIALVHVMFNVFAVALIYGLPLLREIPLRLAEKLAEIGAQNKPAALAYVLGSFFVFPGIIMLAVR, encoded by the coding sequence ATGGTTAATCAATCTCAGACTTCAGCATCAGCTAAACTTTTTAACTGGCTGTCAATCGTATTACTTGTTTACTTAGTCTTAGTCGCAGTTGGCACTGTGAGTGGCGGTTTTAAGTTGGCCTCAGGTGGAAGTGAAGGGGCGAAGGAAATCTTCGCATTCGCAACCAATCCAATCGTCGCCCTACTCTTAGGGGCTTTGGCAACTGCATTGGTGCAGTCCTCATCAACGGTGACTTCTGTTATTGTTGGCCTCGTTGCTGGTGGATTACCTATTAGTATCGCAATTCCTATGGTAATGGGCGCAAATATTGGTACTACTATTACCAACACGCTCGTTTCTATCGGCCACATTCGTAGTAAAGAAGAGTTTAGAAGAGCGTTTGCCGCATCCACCGTACATGACTTCTTTAATTTATTAGCCGTTGCTATTTTCCTGCCTTTGGAAATCATGTTTGGCATGTTAGAGAAACTTGCGTCAGGACTTGCCCATGTATTTGTTGGTGATGCTGACTTATCGTTAAAAAGTTACAACTTTATCAAACCACTAGTGAAACCAGCGGTTAGCGTGGTAAAAGATGGTGTTAGCTTTTTAGATTCTACAGCTGCAGGTATTGCCATGGTTGTTATCGGTATCATGATGATCCTGTTCGCTGTGACTTACTTAGGTAAATTACTCAAAAAGGCGTTAGTAGGTAAAGCGAAAGAATTATTACACAGTGCGATAGGCAGAGGCCCTGTTGTAGGTATAAGCTCAGGCGCGGTAGTTACGGTGATGGTACAATCGTCGTCGACAACAACAAGCTTGATGATCCCACTCGCTGGCAGCGGCGTATTTACCACTCGTCAGATATATCCGTTCACTCTAGGTGCAAATATCGGCACTACAATTACCGCTTTGTTAGCGGCAACATCTATCACTGGTCCTGCAGCAGAAGTCGCATTAACGATTGCACTTGTACATGTAATGTTTAACGTTTTTGCGGTAGCACTTATTTACGGTTTACCACTACTGAGAGAAATCCCGCTTCGTCTAGCTGAGAAGTTAGCGGAGATTGGTGCGCAGAATAAACCAGCAGCTTTGGCTTACGTATTAGGTTCATTCTTTGTGTTTCCGGGAATCATTATGCTCGCAGTACGATAA
- a CDS encoding sensor domain-containing diguanylate cyclase, whose product MFVLLLSLCSQVVAAGKETLQLEYVASNAKIVDVINNSSIHWQTTDDKVLNLGYSNLSYWVRTSLNIDEKEGPYLLEIAYPVLDQLDVYMLQEGNIFVHQQLGDKQPFVDRPFAHEHFIIPLPNGTHGKVALYIKVRSSSALQLPVVLWTNHDFLINDQVFRIVMGIYFGLMGIMAAYNVLLYFTIRESTLFYYVLYVICLALFSACLSGFAFRYLWPNSLWWNDQAILFFLISSVLTGTYFVMTLLEIGISDKWLYLGCRLILGLGLVLLFSSVFFDYAVMIKLTIAYAVSACIWGVFCRILRLAGKSRLATYYSIAWSSVLIGGIILALNKLDLISQTWFTENALLIGTAIEVACLSIAIGEKLNTEKNKRFQAQLTAFNEIQKVNSQLEKTVAIRTQALQEANDRLELASRTDALTGVANRRALDEALHSECLRAKRFEHALSVIMIDIDFFKQVNDTYGHEAGDDCLIHIGRILSNCATRAGDFVARYGGEEFCIVLAQTDSSQAFDLAEKIRMTCETSPLISESYCIEMTLSAGLHTQTKPPYSGKELLASADQALYFAKRNGRNQVAISGEL is encoded by the coding sequence TTGTTTGTACTCCTGTTGTCTCTGTGTAGTCAAGTGGTAGCTGCTGGCAAAGAGACGTTGCAACTAGAGTACGTGGCTTCAAATGCTAAAATTGTCGACGTCATAAATAACTCAAGTATCCATTGGCAAACTACCGATGATAAAGTGTTGAACTTAGGTTATTCCAACCTAAGTTACTGGGTACGTACGTCGTTAAATATTGACGAAAAAGAAGGGCCTTATTTACTTGAGATTGCCTATCCGGTGCTGGATCAACTTGATGTTTACATGCTACAAGAAGGCAATATATTTGTTCATCAGCAATTAGGAGACAAACAACCTTTCGTTGACCGCCCTTTTGCGCATGAACATTTTATTATACCACTCCCAAACGGCACGCATGGTAAGGTAGCACTATACATTAAAGTACGCTCATCCAGTGCGCTGCAACTTCCCGTGGTACTTTGGACAAACCATGACTTTTTGATAAACGACCAAGTTTTTCGTATCGTGATGGGGATCTACTTTGGTTTGATGGGGATAATGGCAGCTTATAATGTGCTCCTCTATTTTACCATTCGCGAATCCACATTATTTTACTATGTTTTATACGTTATTTGTTTAGCGCTATTTTCTGCTTGTTTGTCAGGTTTTGCCTTTCGATATCTTTGGCCAAATAGTCTTTGGTGGAACGATCAAGCAATCTTGTTCTTTCTTATCAGTTCGGTGTTAACCGGCACTTACTTTGTTATGACATTGCTCGAGATTGGTATTTCGGACAAGTGGCTTTATCTAGGTTGTCGCTTAATTTTGGGATTAGGGCTGGTACTCTTATTTTCTTCTGTGTTTTTTGACTATGCAGTGATGATAAAACTTACCATAGCGTATGCCGTATCAGCTTGTATCTGGGGCGTATTCTGCCGTATTTTACGTTTGGCTGGGAAAAGCCGCTTAGCGACATACTATTCGATTGCTTGGAGCTCAGTGCTCATTGGCGGGATCATTCTTGCGCTAAATAAATTAGATTTAATCAGCCAAACTTGGTTTACCGAAAATGCGCTATTAATAGGTACTGCCATTGAGGTGGCCTGTTTATCGATAGCAATAGGTGAAAAACTCAATACCGAGAAAAACAAGCGTTTTCAAGCGCAATTAACGGCATTCAATGAAATCCAAAAAGTAAACTCTCAATTAGAGAAGACTGTCGCCATCCGAACTCAAGCGCTACAGGAAGCTAACGATAGACTGGAGCTTGCGAGTCGCACCGATGCGCTTACTGGTGTTGCCAATAGGCGAGCGCTAGACGAAGCCTTGCATAGTGAATGCTTAAGAGCAAAGCGTTTTGAACACGCTCTTAGTGTTATTATGATCGATATCGATTTTTTTAAGCAGGTTAACGATACCTATGGTCACGAAGCGGGAGACGATTGTCTGATTCACATCGGACGTATACTTTCCAATTGTGCTACGAGAGCGGGAGACTTTGTCGCACGGTATGGCGGCGAAGAGTTTTGTATTGTACTTGCACAAACCGATAGCTCGCAGGCTTTTGACCTTGCAGAGAAGATCAGAATGACATGTGAGACTAGCCCATTGATAAGCGAAAGCTATTGTATAGAGATGACATTAAGTGCAGGATTACATACTCAGACTAAGCCACCATACAGCGGTAAAGAATTGCTTGCCTCGGCAGATCAGGCACTTTATTTTGCTAAGCGTAATGGTCGTAATCAAGTGGCAATCTCAGGTGAGCTGTAA
- a CDS encoding AGE family epimerase/isomerase, with product MNFRTTQFLEAHIKKTLSFYAPNCVDERGGFNHFFKDNGEIYDANTRHLVSSTRFVFNYAMAYDYFKEPADLDKVKHGIEYLETVHRQENGGYAWLLEGENVVDGTNHCYGLAFVLLAHACALKVGLSDSKSAIERVWQLLEEKYFEPDFGLYKDEFDADFNQADKYRGQNANMHTCEALIACFEATQDEKFLQRAYMLADNMVNRQAAKAEGLIWEHYDSQWQVDLEYNKGDPKHLFRPWGFQPGHQTEWSKLLLLINRYMPKSWLVEKAAHLFDESLKAAWDSEFGGICYGFAPDKSICDDDKYFWVQAESFAAAALLALETGDEKYWQWYDRIWQYAWDNFVDHEYGAWYRILNNKNEKYSDEKSPAGKTDYHTMGACYEVLRSMKLKGE from the coding sequence ATGAATTTTAGAACAACGCAATTTTTAGAAGCACACATTAAAAAGACGCTCAGCTTTTACGCACCAAATTGCGTGGATGAACGTGGTGGCTTTAATCACTTCTTCAAGGATAATGGCGAGATTTATGATGCGAACACGCGTCACTTAGTATCAAGTACCCGTTTTGTCTTTAACTATGCTATGGCTTATGACTATTTTAAAGAGCCAGCTGACTTAGATAAGGTTAAGCATGGTATCGAATATTTAGAAACTGTCCATAGGCAGGAAAATGGCGGCTATGCGTGGTTGCTTGAAGGCGAAAATGTTGTAGATGGCACTAACCATTGTTACGGGCTCGCCTTTGTTTTATTGGCTCATGCCTGTGCGTTGAAGGTTGGGTTATCAGACAGCAAGTCTGCAATTGAGCGAGTATGGCAGCTGTTAGAAGAGAAATACTTTGAGCCTGATTTTGGACTCTATAAAGACGAATTCGATGCAGACTTTAATCAGGCAGATAAGTACCGAGGTCAAAATGCCAATATGCATACCTGCGAAGCGCTAATAGCTTGCTTTGAAGCAACGCAGGATGAAAAGTTTTTACAGCGTGCATATATGCTTGCCGACAATATGGTAAATCGTCAAGCCGCTAAGGCAGAAGGGCTGATTTGGGAGCACTATGATAGTCAATGGCAAGTCGACCTTGAGTATAACAAAGGCGATCCCAAACACTTATTCAGGCCTTGGGGATTTCAGCCCGGTCATCAAACTGAGTGGTCAAAATTATTATTGTTGATTAACCGCTACATGCCAAAGTCATGGCTTGTGGAAAAAGCCGCGCACTTGTTTGATGAGTCATTAAAAGCTGCTTGGGATAGTGAATTTGGCGGAATTTGCTACGGCTTTGCGCCGGATAAGTCGATTTGTGATGATGATAAGTACTTTTGGGTTCAGGCTGAGTCATTCGCTGCGGCTGCGCTACTAGCACTTGAAACCGGTGATGAAAAATATTGGCAGTGGTACGACAGAATTTGGCAATATGCTTGGGATAACTTCGTCGACCATGAATACGGTGCTTGGTATCGTATTTTGAATAACAAGAACGAAAAGTACAGCGATGAAAAAAGCCCGGCGGGCAAGACCGATTATCACACTATGGGCGCGTGTTACGAAGTCCTGCGTTCAATGAAGTTAAAAGGCGAATAA
- a CDS encoding sensor histidine kinase has translation MAAGAVDFTPSAEHRVSEPLTIHFGEVDATQLSSTLGINERESQSIAEVLSSQVPELKNEPYQWALITPNMLISEDRNYIAFGFARLPWLSVALINNGEVSFLTQHTLNTAFNIREVEAPQLYLPISKEHLAGASLIVRYQTFANAPADLRLINDNELNSNVLTSTVTNAALSGIIAAVFVIVLVNFYFNANATNAYYCLWTLLFLLIVLDMSGFTFQYFWPSQGKFATLFSACLMTFVPVFHLLFVKQFLQLKHRNETLHLLYNGFLAAYLLLIPVAIYSKSVHYNLVLSLSIIPLFLYTSYWSLKQSAPGSVTFSLSLLNHVIFVNFIAIGGTMYAGFINVHHISSAIKFGYLIEVMLFTLALAQQNKSAQNNLLSTLQTQVNALSNTVQTEKQFNRQNQQALEKKEQRLFTDLSHELRTPLTVMKVQVESLQYNIVENVQESYGKLMDKIDELNHFINQLMLVTDNEKLATMLNLRDFTICKLVNQVHTQAAGLFKDNKEQLEVNYQISGTEKITIDLDAITNCVLEILGNAIKHGGDKVQVKMSFFSVDSNLIIRIEDSGTPLSYEAHQQLFDPLYKSQSARTNSGKSKGMGLAMCKKVVEAHCGQIESFNSLLGGLNMEIKLPLTKVPAFS, from the coding sequence ATGGCGGCTGGTGCAGTTGACTTTACGCCTAGTGCCGAGCATAGAGTAAGTGAACCATTAACAATCCACTTTGGAGAAGTCGATGCTACGCAATTATCTTCAACGCTTGGCATAAATGAGCGCGAAAGCCAATCTATTGCAGAGGTACTTTCAAGCCAAGTGCCTGAGCTAAAGAATGAGCCTTATCAGTGGGCGTTGATCACCCCAAATATGCTTATATCCGAGGACAGAAATTACATCGCATTTGGCTTTGCCAGATTGCCTTGGCTAAGTGTTGCTTTGATTAACAACGGCGAGGTCTCATTTTTAACGCAGCACACCCTGAATACCGCGTTTAATATTAGGGAAGTAGAAGCACCGCAATTATATCTACCAATATCAAAAGAACACTTAGCAGGGGCAAGTCTTATTGTCCGCTATCAGACTTTTGCGAATGCCCCCGCTGACCTTAGGTTAATAAATGATAATGAGCTAAACAGTAATGTTCTTACCAGTACGGTGACCAATGCTGCACTAAGCGGGATCATAGCAGCCGTGTTTGTTATTGTATTGGTTAACTTCTACTTTAATGCCAATGCGACCAACGCTTACTATTGTCTTTGGACGCTATTGTTTTTGCTTATTGTGTTGGATATGTCAGGGTTCACATTTCAATATTTTTGGCCTTCACAAGGCAAATTTGCCACCTTATTTTCAGCTTGTTTGATGACTTTTGTACCAGTGTTTCACCTTCTTTTCGTCAAGCAATTTCTGCAATTAAAGCATCGAAACGAAACCTTACATCTTTTATATAATGGATTTTTAGCGGCTTACCTACTACTTATCCCAGTGGCAATCTATTCAAAATCGGTTCACTACAATCTAGTATTAAGCTTGAGTATCATCCCGCTATTTCTTTATACCAGCTATTGGTCTTTGAAACAGAGTGCTCCTGGTTCTGTAACTTTTTCCCTCAGCCTGCTAAACCATGTCATTTTTGTAAATTTCATCGCTATCGGTGGGACAATGTATGCGGGTTTTATCAACGTTCATCATATATCAAGCGCGATTAAATTTGGCTACTTAATTGAGGTCATGTTATTTACGCTGGCACTTGCGCAACAAAATAAGTCAGCCCAAAATAATCTGCTATCAACGCTACAAACTCAGGTGAATGCACTCTCGAATACAGTACAAACAGAAAAGCAGTTCAACCGTCAAAATCAGCAGGCGTTAGAAAAGAAAGAACAACGTTTATTTACCGATCTCTCCCATGAGCTGCGCACCCCCCTAACGGTGATGAAGGTACAAGTTGAATCTCTACAATACAATATTGTAGAGAATGTTCAGGAAAGCTACGGCAAGCTCATGGATAAAATTGACGAGTTAAATCACTTTATTAATCAATTGATGCTGGTCACTGACAATGAAAAGTTAGCAACTATGCTTAATCTAAGAGACTTCACGATCTGCAAGCTGGTAAATCAAGTACATACTCAGGCCGCTGGTTTATTTAAGGATAATAAGGAGCAATTAGAAGTTAACTATCAAATATCTGGTACAGAAAAGATAACCATCGATCTAGATGCGATAACTAACTGCGTCCTTGAGATCTTAGGTAATGCGATTAAGCATGGAGGAGATAAGGTCCAAGTAAAGATGAGTTTCTTTAGCGTCGACAGCAATCTAATCATTCGCATTGAAGACTCAGGCACTCCGCTATCCTATGAGGCACACCAACAGCTATTTGACCCGCTTTACAAATCACAATCTGCAAGGACCAATTCGGGAAAATCCAAAGGGATGGGCCTTGCGATGTGCAAAAAAGTGGTAGAAGCTCACTGTGGACAAATTGAATCCTTTAATAGTCTATTAGGCGGATTGAACATGGAGATCAAGCTTCCGTTAACTAAAGTGCCTGCTTTTAGTTGA
- a CDS encoding anhydro-N-acetylmuramic acid kinase: MKTDIIKLATIAEKKTKYILGLMSGTSLDGLDIALCKIEGAGKSTELTVEQFTTIEYNPSQKQLLSEHASKSQVNLKTLCQLNAWLGELYASLINNALKEWQVAADTVDLIASHGQTLYHCPKQSFADVEKLNSTLQIVDGDIIAAKTNIITIADFRQKHIAKGYEGAPLVQYGDYLLYSDTSLDRVLLNIGGISNLTYLPKNCALAQSMSSDIGPGNTLVDQYCRHVLGLPFDENGEIASSGKIQLPFLEALLSHEFFDKQLPKSTGQELFNQAFVHHALDGKDYNHEDIITTLTEFTAIAVANAVNELGTTELELYVSGGGIHNVFLMARIESHLNNRVLIKDFSQLGINPDAKEAALFALLANETVSGGSDALPFSMGKISLPT, translated from the coding sequence ATGAAAACAGATATTATTAAACTCGCCACGATCGCGGAAAAAAAGACCAAATATATACTCGGACTAATGAGCGGTACGTCATTGGATGGATTAGATATTGCGTTATGTAAAATTGAAGGTGCAGGGAAAAGTACAGAGCTAACGGTCGAACAATTTACCACAATAGAATACAACCCTTCGCAAAAGCAGCTTCTCAGTGAGCATGCGTCTAAGTCTCAAGTAAATCTTAAAACGTTATGTCAATTAAATGCGTGGCTCGGCGAGTTGTACGCAAGTCTAATCAATAATGCCTTGAAAGAATGGCAAGTCGCAGCCGACACTGTTGATTTAATAGCGAGTCATGGACAAACACTTTACCATTGTCCAAAACAATCTTTTGCAGACGTTGAAAAATTAAATAGCACATTGCAGATCGTTGACGGCGATATTATTGCGGCAAAAACGAACATCATCACCATCGCAGACTTTAGACAAAAGCATATAGCCAAAGGATATGAAGGAGCCCCTCTCGTGCAATATGGTGACTATTTGTTATATTCGGACACAAGTCTCGATAGGGTTTTGCTCAATATTGGCGGTATTTCAAACCTTACTTATTTACCAAAAAATTGTGCACTAGCGCAGAGTATGAGTAGTGACATCGGTCCAGGAAACACATTAGTAGACCAATATTGTCGCCACGTATTAGGGCTACCATTCGATGAAAATGGTGAGATTGCGTCAAGTGGAAAAATTCAATTGCCTTTTCTCGAAGCATTACTGTCACACGAATTCTTTGATAAGCAACTTCCAAAATCAACTGGACAAGAGTTATTTAATCAAGCCTTCGTGCATCATGCGCTGGATGGAAAAGATTATAATCATGAAGATATCATCACGACACTGACCGAATTCACAGCTATCGCTGTCGCAAATGCGGTGAACGAGCTTGGTACAACTGAATTAGAGCTATATGTTAGCGGAGGTGGAATTCATAATGTGTTTTTAATGGCGCGAATTGAAAGCCATTTGAATAACCGTGTTTTAATCAAGGATTTCTCACAACTGGGTATCAACCCTGATGCCAAAGAGGCCGCTTTATTTGCGCTACTTGCGAATGAAACCGTATCAGGTGGTAGCGATGCGCTGCCTTTTTCTATGGGTAAGATTTCATTACCAACATAG